The Streptomyces sp. NBC_01439 genome contains the following window.
CGTTGGAGTGGCCGCGGACGGGGCAGACACCGGCGCCGGGGCGGCCGATGTTGCCGCGCAGCAGGAGGAGGTTGACGACCTCGCGGATGGTGGCGACGGCGTGCTTGTGCTGGGTGAGGCCCATGGCCCAGCAGACGATGGTGCGCTGGGAGGCCAGGACCATGGCCAGGGCCTGCTCGATCTCGGGGCGGGTCAGGCCCGTCGCGGTGAGGGTCTCGTCCCAGTCGGCTTCCTTCGCGGCGGCCGCGAGTTCCTCGTAGCCGTGGGTGTGCTCGCGTATGAAGGCCTCGTCGGTGGCGCCCTCCGTCTCGATGACGAGCTTGTTGAGGAGCCGGAAGAGGGCCTGGTCGCCGCCGATGCGGATCTGTAGGAAGAGGTCGGTGAGGGCGGTGCCCTTGAACATGCCGATGGGGGTCTGCGGGTTCTTGAACCGTTCCGTGCCGGCCTCGGGCAGCGGGTTCACCGAGATGATCTTCGCGCCGGACGTCTTGGCCTTCTCCAGGGCGGAGAGCATGCGCGGGTGGTTGGTGCCCGGGTTCTGTCCGGCGACGATGATCAGGTCGGCCTGGTGGAGGTCTTCGAGGGAGACGCTGCCCTTGCCGATGCCGATGGTCTCGGTCAGTGCGGAGCCCGAGGACTCGTGGCACATGTTGGAGCAGTCGGGCAGGTTGTTGGTGCCGAACTCGCGGGCGAAGAGCTGGAAGAGGAACGCGGCCTCGTTGCTGGTGCGGCCCGAGGTGTAGAAGAGGGCCTCGTCGGGGGAGTCGAGGGCGGTCAGCTCTTCGGCGATGATCGCGAAGGCTCGTTCCCAGCTGACCGGCTCGTACCGGTCGTCGCCGCCGGGCGCGGCCCCGGTCTCCAGGAGCATGGGCTGCGTGATGCGGCCCTGCTGGCCCAGCCAGTAGCCGGAACGCGTGGCGAGGTCGGCCAGCGGGTGCGCGGCGAAGAACTCGGGGGTGACCCGGCGCAGCGTGGCCTCCTCCGCGACGGCCTTGGCGCCGTTCTCGCAGAATTCGGCCGTGTGCCGCTTGTCGCCCTCGGGCCAGGCGCAGCCCGGGCAGTCGAAGCCGTCCTTCTGGTTGACCTTGAGGAGGGTGCGGGCGGTCCGGGCCACGCCCATCTGCTGCTGGGCGATCCGCAGGGTGTGGCCGATCGCCGGCAGCCCTGCGGCCGCGTGCTTGGGCGGTGTGACCTGCGGTGCGTCCTGTACCGGATCACCTGTGGGCGGCTTGGTCGCCATCGCGCTCCCCTTCGAGCGTACGTACGTATGCAGCACAAGTAGCCGCGTCCTTCGATCCTTGCACGGACCACGGAATCAGGGGAGGGCGGTCCGGTGCTCACCGCACCCCGGTCGGGTGCGCCGGGGGCGTCCGGTGGGGAGGATGCGCCGGGGGAGGCGACGGGCCGGAATTGTCGGTGGGGGCGCCTAGGATCGGTGCGTGGCAGATTCAGCATCGAAGAAGACGGACCAGACGACCGCAGGGGACCGCCCCCGCCTGATGCTCATGGACGGGCACTCCCTGGCCTACCGGGCGTTTTTCGCGCTGCCCGCGGAGAACTTCACGACCGCGACGGGGCAGCCGACCAACGCAATCTACGGTTTCGCGTCGATGCTGGCGAACACGCTGCGCGACGAGGCCCCCACGCACTTCGCGGTGGCGTTCGACGTCTCCCGCAAGACGTGGCGTTCGACGGAGTTCCCCGAGTACAAGGCGAACCGCTCCAAGACCCCCGACGAGTTCAAGGGGCAGGTCGAGCTGATCGGCGAGCTGCTCGACACGATGCACGTGCCGCGGTTCGCGGTCGACGGCTTCGAGGCCGACGACGTGATCGCGACGCTGGCGACGCAGGCGGAGGCGGCCGGCTTCGACGTGCTGATCGTCACCGGCGACCGCGACTCCTTCCAGCTCGTCTCCGAGCACACCACCGTGCTCTACCCGACCAAGGGCGTCTCCGAGCTCACCCGGTTCACCCCGGAGAAGGTCGTGGAGAAGTACGGCCTCACCCCGCAGCAGTACCCGGACTTCGCGGCGCTGCGCGGCGACCCGTCCGACAACCTGCCGGGCATTCCGGGCGTCGGTGAGAAGACCGCGGCCAAGTGGATCACCCAGTTCGGGTCGTTCGCGGAGCTCGTGGAGCGCGCCGAGGAGGTCAAGGGCAAGGCCGGGCAGAACTTCCGGGACCACCTGGAGGCCGTCAAGCTCAACCGGGTCCTGACCGAGATGGTCAAGGACGTGGAGCTGCCCAAGGCCCCGGCCGACCTGGTCCGCGCCCCCTACGACCGGACCGCCATGCTCGGCGTGCTGGACGTGCTGGAGATCCGCAACGCCTCGCTGCGCGAGCGGCTGCTCGCCGTGGACCCGGGCGCGGCCGCCCCGGAGGCCCCGGCTCCGGCGGCCGGCGTGGAGCTGGACGCGTCCGTGCTGGGCACGGGCGAGCTGGCGCCGTGGCTGGAGGGCCACGCGGGCGACCCGCTGGGCATCGCGACCGTCGACAGCTGGGCGCTGGGCCAGGGCAACGTCACCGAGATCGCGCTGGCCGCGGCCGGCGGAGCCGCCGCCTGGTTCACGCCCGCCGAGCTGGACGAGGCGGACGAGCGGGCCTTCGCGGCCTGGGCCGCCGACGCGACGAAGCCCAAGGTCGTGCACAACGCCAAGGGCCTGATGCGGGTCTTCCCCGAGCACGGCTGGACGCTCGCCGGCGTCTCCATGGACACCGCGCTCGCCGCCTACCTGGTCAAGCCGGGCCGCCGGTCCTTCGCCCTGGACGCCCTGTCCATGGAGTACCTGCACCGTGAGCTGGCGCCCGCCGCCGCCGACGGGCAGCTGGCCTTCGGCGCCGACGAGACCGCCGAGGCCGAGGCCCTGATGGCGCAGGCCCGCGCGGTCCTGGACCTGGGCGACGCCTTCACCGACAAGCTCGCCGAGGTCGGCGCCGCGGAGCTGCTCCACGACATGGAGCTGCCCACCTCCGAACTCCTCGCCCGGATGGAGCGCTCCGGCATCGCCGCCGACCGCGACCACCTGGAGGCCATGGAGCAGCAGTTCGCCGGGGCCGTGCAGCAGGCCGTCAAGGAAGCGCACGCCACCGTCGGCCACGAGTTCAACCTCGGCTCGCCCAAGCAGCTCCAGGAGGTCTTCTTCGGCGAGCTGGACCTGCCGAAGACGAAGAAGACCAAGACCGGCTACACGACGGACGCGGACGCGCTGGCCTGGCTGGCCACGCAGACCGACCACGAACTCCCGGTGATCATGCTGCGGCACCGGGAGCAGGCCAAGCTGCGCGTCACCGTCGAGGGCCTGGTCAAGACCATCGCCGCCGACGGCCGGGTGCACACCAGCTTCAGCCAGACCGTCGCCGCGACCGGCCGGCTGTCCTCCACCGACCCCAACCTGCAGAACGTGCCGGTGCGCACCGACGAAGGCCGTGCCATCCGCCGCGGCTTCGTCGTCGGCGAGGGCTTCGAGTCCCTGATGACGGCCGACTACAGCCAGATCGAGCTGCGCGTCATGGCCCACCTCTCCGAGGACGAGGGCCTGATCGAGGCGTTCGCGACCGGCGAGGACCTGCACACCACCGTCGCCTCCCAGGTGTTCGGGGTGGAGCGGTCCGAGGTCGACGCCGAGATGCGCCGCAAGATCAAGGCCATGTCGTACGGACTCGCCTACGGGCTCTCCGCGTTCGGCCTCGCCCAGCAGCTGAACATCGAGCCCGCCGAGGCGCGCGGCCTGATGGAGACCTTCTTCGAGCGGTTCGGCGGGGTCCGCGACTACCTCGGCCGGGTCGTTGACGAGGCCCGCGCCACCGGATACACGGCGACGATCTTCGGCCGCCGCCGGTACCTGCCCGACCTCAACAGCGACAACCGCCAGCGCCGCGAGGCCGCCGAGCGGATGGCGCTCAACGCCCCCATCCAGGGCACCGCCGCCGACATCGTCAAGGTCGCGATGCTGCGCGTGGACAAGGCGATCGCCGGGGCCGGTCTGCGCTCGCGGATGCTGCTCCAGGTCCACGACGAAATCGTGCTGGAGATCGCCCCGGGCGAGCGCGAGCAGGTCGAGGAGCTGGTGCGGCGCGAGATGGGCGCCGCCGTCGAGCTCCGGGCCCCGCTGGACGTGTCGGTGGGCGTCGGCCCGGACTGGGAGTCCGCCGCGCACTGATCGCCGTACGGCCCGCCCGGCGCCCGTCCCCGCTGCTCAGGCGGTGGGGACGGGCGTCCGCGTTTCCTCGTCCGCGGGGCGCCCGGTCCGGTCGCGGCGCTGCCGCAGCCGCACGAGGACCCCGTAGACCAGCAGCGCGACGGTCAGTCCGGCGCCCGCGCCGAAGCAGATGGTCGGGATGATGTCGAGCGGCGTACGGATCCGGTCGAAGAAGTCGAAGAAGCGCAGCACGCGCCGGGTGACCCCGGCCGCCACGCACACCACGAGCAGGGCGAGGGCACCCCAGAGCTCCGCGCGGGAGAGCACCGGCACGGACGCGGGGGCCGGGAGCGTGGGAAGCCGGCGCAGGGCGGTCACCGCGAACCAGAGCAGGGCGCATGCGGCGACGGCCGAAGTGCCGTACTGGAGGAAGGAGTAGCCCGGCAGGCCGTAGGCGAGCGGCTCGGCGAGATCGGGCAGCGCGTTCGTGCCCCAGCGGTCGTGGTGCGTGAAGCTGTCCCAGAGCACGTGGGTGAGGGACCCGAGGGCCGCCGAGACGTAGAACCAGCCGACGAGCACGGCCGGCCGGGGACGCTCGCGCCATGCCTCGCCCCGCACGAAGGCGTACGCCCTGCCCCGCCAGGCGCGCGGCAGGAGCGCGATCAGCGGCTCGCGCAGCAGGAGCCAGAACCCCACCAGGACGGCCGTCAGCACGGCGTCCAGCGTGAGGACGCCCGGCAGCGAGTGCGTGAAGGCCCCGTACGTCAGGACGCCTTCGACGATCGCGTCCGTGAAGTAGAAGGTGTCCGGCGCGAACGACCCGAGGACGAGCGCCGAGGCGACGAGGGGGCCCCGCGCACGCCCGGTCCGACGGATGGCCGGAAGTACGGCGGCCGCGTGGCTGAGAGTGAACGGCATGACACCTCTCCTGTGACGTGCTGTGGACGTTCCTTACTTCGGGCCAATGCTCCCGAAGGGTCCAGACAGTATCCGTGACCTGCCTCGGAACGTGGGGATGTGGTGAATTCCCGCCCTCCTTGCGTGCTGTGTGCAGGGAGTTGACGTAGGGTCACGCGGACGTCGAGGGGGAGGGGTCCGGCTCATGTCGGCTCGAATAATCGGACGCAGGCTGCGCAGGGGAACGACGGCCGCCTTGGTCTCCGCTCTGGTGGTCGCCGCGGTGACGGCGTCCCAGGGCCCGGCGGGCGGGAGCACCGACCGGCTCTCCGCCGCCGGGGAGTCAGCCGCGCAGCCGAGGCCGCAGTCGCCGCCGGCCGCGGACACGGCCGGCGGCGACTCCGCGTACTTCACCGAACTCCCGCCGCTGGTGAGCCCGCAGCCACCGGACGTACTGCTGCCGGAGGAGGGGGCGGCGCCGCAGCCACAACCACAGGCCCAGGCCCCGACGGGCCCGCAGGCCGCACCGGCGTCGGTCGTGACCGGGCCGGCGGAAGGGGCGCAGGGGATACCGGCGAGCGTGCTCGCGGCGTACCAGGGCGCGGAGCAGAAGGTCGGGCGGAGCGCCCCGGGCTGCGGACTGCGCTGGCAACTCCTCGCGGCGATCGGCAAGGTGGAGTCCGGGCAGGCGCGGGGCGGGCAGGTCGACGCGGCCGGGACCACGCTGCGGCCGATCCTGGGGCCGGTGCTCGACGGCAACGGCTTCGCGAACATCTCGGACACGGACGGCGGAGCGTACGACGGGGACTCCCGCTACGACCGGGCGGTCGGGCCGATGCAGTTCATCCCCTCCACGTGGGCGGCGTGGGGCCAGGACGCGGACGGCGACGGCCGGCGCAACCCGAACAACGTGCACGACGCGGCCCTGGCGGCCGCCCGTTACCTGTGCGCGGGCAGCCGCGACCTGCGGGTGGACGCGGACCTGGACCGGGCCGTGCTCTCCTACAACCGCTCCACGGAGTACCTGCGCACGGTGCGGTCCTGGTTCACGTACTACCTGAAGGGGACGCACGAAGTCCCGGACCGGCCCGCTACGGGACCGGGCACACCCACGACGCAGCCCCCGAGCCCCACGCCGAAGCCGACGCCGACTCCCACGCCGAAGCCCACGCCGACGCCGACGCCGACGCCGAGCCCCACCCCGACGCCGGACCCGAAGCCGACCCCGACCCCGACGCCGGACCCGAAGCCCACCCCGACTCCCACCCCTACGCCTACGCCTACGCCTACACCCACGCCGACGCCGACACCTACCCCGGACCCGAAGCCCTCGCCGACCCCGACGCCCACACCCACGCCGACCCCGACCCCGAAGCCTTCGCCGACCCCGACGGCCAGCCCGACGCCCAGCTCGTCACGCACGCCGAAGCCCACCGCGTCTCCGGCCTCCGCTCCGACGGTGCCCCGGCCGACCCCGGGGCAACACACGTAGTGCTGTGACCGGGAAGGTTCACCGGGTCACAGCACCAGGCCGCGCCTTGTGGATCAAGCCGGGCTCGCGGATCGAGTCTGGGGTCAGTTCGTGCAGCCGGGAACCGCCCCGACGGGCCGGCAGTTGTTGGGCGTGTTCTCGACGATCCGGCTCCTGACGAGGGTCAGGGAGCCGCCAGAGGGTCCTTGCCAGACGCCGCCGCCGTTGAGCGCGATGTTGCGCCGCACCTTTGTGTCCGTCAGCGTGGTGGTGCCGTCATTGGCGATGCCGCCACCCGTTTGGCCCGCGCGGTTGTCCGCGATGGTCGTCGAGGAGATGTCCATCGGAGAGCGGTCGTTGTAGATTCCGCCGCCCTGCTGGAAGGCGCGGTTGCCTTCGATGTGCGAGTTCTTGATGGTCAGGGAGACCCCGGCGGTGAAGATGCCGCCTCCCAGCTCCGTGGCCTGGTTCCGCACCACTTTGGTCTTCTTCAGCAGGGTGGTGCTTCCCGGCCCGTTGTAGATGGCGCCACCCCGCTGGGCAGCACTGTCCCGCACGACGCTGTCGTGGATCTCAAGGGTGCTGCTCTGGTTCACATAGATGGCGCCCCCCTGGTTCGCCGTGCTGTTGGTCACGGTGCTGTGCTTGAGGATGAGCGTCCCGCCGTCCGTGGGCAGGTAGGTGCCGGCGTAGTCGAGATAGCCGCCACCGGTCGCGGTGATGCCCTCGACCGTCAGGCGCCCGCCGGGGCCGTCGATCTCCGCGATGCGGAAGCCCTCGGTCGCGTCGGGATCCCGTCGGATGGTGGTCTTGTCTCCCAGCAGCGTGACGGTGCCCGTGATCCTGGGCAGGGCGTTGGGGCCGAGGCCGCCGGTCGACGCGGGAGTGAGGACGTTGTAGACGTATTTGGGTGCGAGCCGGATGGTGTGCGGTCCGGTGTTGTTGTTCGCGGCGTCGATCGCGTTGTTGAGTGCGGTGACGTCGCAGGGAATGGCCGCCAGGGAGGTCGCGTCCGCGGTGTTGCCGAGACTGAGCGCGGCCACGACCGGTACAACCAGGGCCGCTGCCTTGAGTCGACGTCTCTGCATCACTTCTCCGATCATCGTGTGCAATCGTTTGATTACTTTCCGTTGATGATCAGTGTTCCATGGGGTGGGTGTCCCGCCGCGTGCAACGCGGGGGCGGGCGTGCCGGCGGGCGCCGAGATCCCCCGGGCGGCCCAGTGGTGATCTGTGGCCCGAACGGTTCTCATCTCGCCCCCGCGTTGCTACGGTGCCCCATCTCTGACGCCTCATCAGATTTCGGAGCCCCGGCATGCGCGCATTCGTCGCCGCCGCCATCGGCCTCGCGGCCGCGCTGGCCCTCGTGTTCGCCATCACGGCGTTCGGGGTGCCCGAAGGCGAGACCTCACCCAAGCCCCTGCTCACCACCGCGCCCCCCGCGCCCGGAAAGTAGAGGAGGGCCCGGCCGTGCGACGCAGAGCGAGCCTTGTCCTGCTGGCCCTCGCCGTGTTCTGCGCGGCCCTCGCGCCGCTGCTGCGCTGGTACGCGTACCCCCGCCTCGCCAAGATCCCGCCGAACCAGTACCAGGAGATGGTCCTGGAGGCGAAGGACGCCACGCTCCTCGACTACACCGGCGGCATGCAGCCGAAGAAGGTCGACAAGGTCACCATCGTCCAGACCCTCAAGGGCAACGTCGAGGCGTCGAAGGAGATAGAGGCGAGCGCGGGCAAGGACGTCGTCGTCTGGGACACCCTGTCCTACATCATCGGCCCGGACGGGAAGATGGTCTCCCAGATCCCCGAGCGCTACATCTTCGACGCGCACACCCAGGACCCGGTCCACGCCACCGGGGAGACGGTCGACGGGGACCCGGTCAAGCGCGAGGGCATCGAGTTCAAGTGGCCCTTCTTCACCGAGCCGCGCGACTACCTCTACTTCGACGCGCAGACCCGCACCTCCTCGCCGATCCACTACGTCGGGCCGCGCACGTTCAAGGGCATGGACGTCTACTACTTCGAGCAGACCGTCCCGTGGACCAAGGTCCCCATGCCCAAGAAGATGCCGATCGAGGGCATCGACCCGTCGACGATCGAGGCGGCCACCGGCACCACCCTCTGGTACACGGTCAAGGCGAGGTTCTGGGTCGACCCGGTGACCGGCGCGCCCGTCAACGCCGAGCAGGACATCCAGCAGGAGATGCGCGGCGGCATCGCGGCCGGCGGCCCCGACGGCAAGCTGACCGCCTTCGCCGGACACGTCACCATGCGCGAGGACTACTCCGACTACACGGTCGACCTCGTCAGGTCGAACCGTACGAAGGTCCTCGCCCTGCATACCTACGCGCCGATCGGCCTGGCCGCCGGCGGGCTCGTACTGCTCGGCGTGGCGCTGTGGCTGGAGGCCCGCGGCCGCCGCGTCAGCGCCTGAGCCGGGCGTTCGTGTGCCGGGTGGGCTCGGCGGTGGCCGGGTCCTCGGGCCAGGGGTGCTTGGGATAGCGCCCGCGCAGTTCCGCGCGCACGGCCCGGTAGCCGCCCTGCCAGAAGGAGGCGAGGTCGGCGGTGACCGCGGCGGGCCGGCCGGCCGGCGACAGCAGGTGCACCAGCACCGGTACGCCCGCCACCCGCGGGGTCTCGGCCAGCCCGAACAGCTCCTGCAGCTTCACCGCGAGCACCGGCTGGCCGTGTTCGGCGGCGTAGTCCACCCGGATCCGGGATCCGCTGGGCACCTCCAGGCGTTCCGGAGCCAGCTCGTCCAGTCGGACGGCCTCCCCGGTGGCCCACGGCAGCAGCCGGTTCAGGGCCTGCCCGGCGTCGATCCGCCCGAGGTCGGCGCGGCGCCGGGCCCGGGACAGTTCGGGCTCCAACCAGTCGTCGGCCCGCTCCAGCAGGGCCCGGTCGTCGGCCACGTCGGGCCAGGCTCCGCCGAGCGTGCGGTGCAGGAAGCCGAGGCGGGCCCGGAGGGTCAGCGCGTCCGGGGACCAGCGCAGCAGGCCGAGCCCCTCGGCGCGCAGCCCGTCGAGGAGAGCGGCCCGGACGAGCGCGGGGTCGGGGGTGCGCAGCGGACGTGCGGACAGTTCGATCGCCCCGAGGCGCTCGGCGGCGCGGGCGATGAGGTCGCCGTCCTCCCAGCGGACCTCTTCCCCCGCGGTGAGCAGGTGCGAGGCGGCGGCGCGGGCGGTGTCCTCGTCGATGACGGCGCCGAGCCGGACCCGGGCGGACGCGGCATGCGGGGGCCTGTCGGCGACGGCGACGGCCAGCCAGGGCGCGCTGCGCAGCCGGGAGCCGTCGCCGAGCTCGGCCGCGGTGCCGTTGGCCATGAGGAGGGCCCCCTCGCCCCTGGCTTTCGCCACCCGCTCGGGGAACCCGAGGGCGGCGATGAGCCCGGCGGCGAGGTCATCGGGTGCGGCTGCGCCGCCGGGGCTCCGCCCCGCACCCCGCGCCTCAAACGCCGGCGAGGCTGAAAGATCGGGGCTCCGCCCCGGACCCCGCGGCTCGGACGCCGGAGGGGCTGAAGAATCAGCCTCGCCGGCGTTTGAGGCGCGGGGGTCCGGGGGCTGGCCCCCGGCAGCGGTGCCGCACCCGAGCGGGGTGCGGGGTGCAGCCCCGGCCCCGGTTCCGGCGGTGCGCCCCGCAGGGGAAACGGCGCGCTCCAGGCGGCGGGCCTCCGCGCGCCAGCGGGCCGCGTAGCCGTCGCCGCCCGCCCGGGCCCGCCGCCAGGCGCCGGCCAGGTCGTCCCCGTACTCCCGCGGCGGCTCCTCGCTCAGCAGGGCCACCACCTCCGCCGCCCGGCGGGCACCGAGGGCCGAGGAGCCGTCCAGCAGGGCCCGGGCCAGCCGCGGGTGCAGTCCGAGCCGGGCCATCCGCTGCCCGCGCGCGGTGACCGCACCGGCCGGGGACACCGCGCCGACGGCCACCAGCACCTCCCGCGCCGCGGCCATGGCCCCGGCCGGCGGCGGATCCAGCAGGGCCAGCCCGGTCGCGTCCGGGTCGCCCCAGCAGGCGGCCTGCAGGGCGAACTGCGCCAGGTCGGCGATGCGGATCTCCGGCGAGGGGAACGCGGCCAGCCGGCCGTCCTCCGCCTCGGCCCAGCAGCGGTACACCGTGCCCGGCGCCTCGCGCCCGGCCCGGCCCGCCCGCTGCCGCCCGGCCGCGCGGGACGCCCGTACGGTCGCCAGTGCGCCCAGGCCCCGCGCGTGGTCCACGCGGGGCTCGCGGGCCAGCCCGGAGTCCACCACCACGCGCACCCCGGGGACGGTCAGGCTCGACTCCGCCACGGCGGTGGACAGGATCACCCTGCGGTGATCGGCGACGGAGAGCGCCGCGTCCTGGACCGCCGCCGGGGCCCGGCCGTGGATCTGGAGCACCTCCGCGTCCACCCCGCCCAGCTGCCCGGCGACCCGGGCGATCTCGCCGACGCCGGGCAGGAAGCACAGGACGTCGCCGTCGCGCTCGGCCAGCGCCCGCCGCACCACCGAGGCCACGTGCGTCAGCTGCGCCGGGTCCACCCGCATCCCGTGCGGGGGCCGCACCGGCTTGGCCGGCGGGGCCCAGACCGTCTCCACGGGGTACGAGACACCCGCCGCCTCCACCACCGGCGCACCGCCCGGGCCTCCCTGGCCGAGAACGTGCGCCCAGCCGGCCGAGTCCGTCGTCGCCGAGGCCGCCACCAGCCGCAGCTCCGGGCGCAGGGTCTCCCGTACGTCGAGGAGGAAGGCGGCGACCGTGTCGGCGTCCAGGTGCCGCTCGTGGCACTCGTCCAGGACCACCACGTCCACCCCGGTCAGCTCCTGGTCGCGCTGGAGGCGCTGGAGCAGCACTCCGGTGGTCACCACCTCCACCACGGTGTCCGGACCCGCCACCCGTTCCCCGCGCACGGTGAAGCCGACCGCGCCGCCGACCTGCTCGCCCAGCAGCCAGGCCATCCGGCGCGCCGCGGCCCGGGCGGCGATCCGCCGGGGCTCGGCGACGACCACCCGGCGCCGCGGGCCGCCGCCCACCAGTCCGGCCAGCACCAGCGGCACCAGCGTGGTCTTGCCGGTGCCGGGCGGGGCGCAGAGCACCGCAGTGCCGTGGCCGTCCAGCGCTGAGACGAGCGCGGGCACGGCCTCCCGCACGGGCAGGGAGTCGAGGGCGGCGGTACGGATCACGTCAGTCGCGCTCGCAGACGAAGATCGCGGTGCCCGGGATCAGGTTGCCGCGCAGCGGGGACCAGCCGCCCCACTCCTGGCTGTTCCACTCCGGCCACTCGGGCTCGACCAGGTCGAGCAGGCGGAAGCCGCCCGCCACCACGTCGCGCACCCGGTCGCCGATCGTGCGGTGGTGCTCCACGTATACGGCGCGGCCCTGCTCGTCCTGTTCCACGTACGCGGTGCGGTCGAAGTAGGAGGCGGCGACGGACAGCCCCTCGGGTCCGGGCTCGTCGGGGAAGGCCCAGCGGACGGGGTGGGTCACGGAGAACACCCAGCGGCCGCCGGGGCGCAGCACGCGGTGCACCTCGCGCATGACGTTGACCGGGTCGGCGACGAAGGGCACGGCTCCGTAGGCGGAGCAGGCCAGGTCGAAGGAGCCGGCGCGGAAGGGCAGCCGTCCGGCGTCGGCCTCGACCAGGGGGACGTCGTCGCCGATGCGCAGGGCGTGCTGGAGCTGGCGGTGGGAGAGGTCGAGGGCGACCGGGCGGGCGCCCTGGGCGGCCAGCCAGCGCGAGCACTGGGCGGCGCCGGCGCCGATCTCCAGGACGTCCTTGTCCCTGAGGGAGGCGGCGGGGCCGAGGAGGGCCGCCTCCGCCTCGTCCAGCCCCTCGGGTCCCCACACGAAGCGGTCGTCGCCGAGGAAGGCGCCGTGGTCGCTCTGGTACTCGTCGGCGTTGCGGTCCCACCAGCTGCGGCTCGCCCGGCTGCTCTCCGCTTCCCCCGCGTCACGCCGTGTGGCCTCGGGGTCTTCCACGGAGACCGGATCGGCCTCGGACGCTACTTCGGAGGCGTAGTCCTCTTGGTTCATGGGGCCCGTCGTCGTAGTCTGCGAATGTCTTCTGAATGTGGCAGGAAGCGCCAGGAGGGGCTTCCCGCCCATGAATTGTGCCGGTTGTGCGGCGATCCGCCCGGGGTGTGCGCCTTCGCGCATTGACCCTGTCCGGCTGCCCCCGTATGCTACAAGTTGCGCTGCGAGCCTGTGCTCCTCAGACCTAGCAGGCTGCGCTTGCATCTGTTGATGTCCCCTCGGTTTTCGAGGCCCCGCCGCTCTTCGCGGAAGGGGGTCTCCTTGGCTGTCCGGCTTCTTCGGCAGATGCCGATAAGGGCTCCCGGCGTAGCAGTACCTACGACTTTCTGTCCGTAACCGGAGCCCTTTCCCACATGACGAGCAGCACCGAGACCACCTCTACCACTCCGCAGGTAGCGGTCAACGACATCGGTAACGAGGAAGCCTTCCTCGCCGCGATCGACGAGACGATCAAGTACTTCAACGACGGCGACATCGTCGACGGCGTCATCGTGAAGGTCGACCGGGACGAGGTCCTGCTCGACATCGGTTACAAGACCGAAGGCGTGATCCCGAGCCGTGAGCTCTCGATCAAGCACGACGTCGACCCGAACGAGGTCGTCAAGGTCGGCGACGAGATCGAGGCCCTGGTTCTCCAGAAGGAGGACAAGGAAGGCCGTCTGATCCTGTCCAAGAAGCGCGCTCAGTACGAGCGTGCCTGGGGCACGATCGAGAAGATCAAGGAAGAAGACGGCATCGTCACCGGTACCGTCATCGAGGTCGTCAAGGGTGGTCTCATCCTCGACATCGGCCTCCGCGGCTTCCTGCCGGCCTCTCTCGTCGAGATGCGTCGTGTCCGCGACCTCCAGCCCTACGTGGGCAAGGAGCTCGAGGCGAAGATCATCGAGCTGGACAAGAACCGCAACAACGTGGTCCTGTCCCGCCGCGCCTGGCTGGAGCAGACCCAGTCCGAGGTTCGCCAGACGTTCCTCACCACCCTGCAGAAGGGTCAGGTCCGCTCCGGCGTCGTTTCCTCGATCGTCAACTTCGGTGCCTTCGTGGACCTGGGTGGCGTCGACGGTCTCGTCCACGTCTCCGAGCTGTCCTGGAAGCACATCGACCACCCGTCCGAGGTTGTCGAGGTCGGCCAGGAAGTCACCGTCGAGGTCCTCGACGTCGACATGGACCGCGAGCGTGTCTCCCTGTCGCTGAAGGCGACGCAGGAGGACCCGTGGCAGCAGTTCGCCCGTACGCACCAGATCGGTCAGGTCGTCCCGGGTAAG
Protein-coding sequences here:
- the rpsA gene encoding 30S ribosomal protein S1 gives rise to the protein MTSSTETTSTTPQVAVNDIGNEEAFLAAIDETIKYFNDGDIVDGVIVKVDRDEVLLDIGYKTEGVIPSRELSIKHDVDPNEVVKVGDEIEALVLQKEDKEGRLILSKKRAQYERAWGTIEKIKEEDGIVTGTVIEVVKGGLILDIGLRGFLPASLVEMRRVRDLQPYVGKELEAKIIELDKNRNNVVLSRRAWLEQTQSEVRQTFLTTLQKGQVRSGVVSSIVNFGAFVDLGGVDGLVHVSELSWKHIDHPSEVVEVGQEVTVEVLDVDMDRERVSLSLKATQEDPWQQFARTHQIGQVVPGKVTKLVPFGAFVRVDEGIEGLVHISELAERHVEIPEQVVQVNDEIFVKVIDIDLERRRISLSLKQANESFGADPASVEFDPTLYGMAASYDDQGNYIYPEGFDPETNDWLEGFDKQREAWETQYAEAQQRFEQHQAQVIKSREADEAAAAEGAAAPAAGGNAGAGISGGSYSSESDETSGALASDEALAALREKLAGGQS
- a CDS encoding class I SAM-dependent methyltransferase, whose translation is MNQEDYASEVASEADPVSVEDPEATRRDAGEAESSRASRSWWDRNADEYQSDHGAFLGDDRFVWGPEGLDEAEAALLGPAASLRDKDVLEIGAGAAQCSRWLAAQGARPVALDLSHRQLQHALRIGDDVPLVEADAGRLPFRAGSFDLACSAYGAVPFVADPVNVMREVHRVLRPGGRWVFSVTHPVRWAFPDEPGPEGLSVAASYFDRTAYVEQDEQGRAVYVEHHRTIGDRVRDVVAGGFRLLDLVEPEWPEWNSQEWGGWSPLRGNLIPGTAIFVCERD